The Anaerohalosphaeraceae bacterium DNA window AATCGGGGCCAAACGGCTCGGGACGAAGAAGCTTCTGATCTTTCAGGATTATCCGGAAGAAATTACCGGTTTTCCGGTCGAAGCGGGTCAGACATTGTTCTATTTCGGGACGGATAAGATTCCCGCCGGCAAGCAGGTCCCCGGAGGCCGGATGTCTTTGACACTTCGCGCCAGACCCGATACTCCTCAGCGAGGCTTTGTTTCCGTTCGAATTGAACCTCTTTTTCAGCCCGCCGCAGCCGGATACGGACGAGCCGGTATTTCCCTTTTCGAGAATCTGTCATTTCGAGAAGGCCGGCTCCTGACCTCCATGACGGAAGGAGATTTGCTCGTACTGGCCTCGCCCAAACCCGAAGAGATGAGTGTCTTCAGCCGATTCTTTTCAGCCCCGACAGCCAAAGAGCCGGGGATGCTGCTTTTTTTAATTGTCTGTCAAAAGGCGGGGGACTAAATGTCGGCGGACAGAGACAGGGCCTATCAGCAGCATTCCGCGGCTTCGGGTTATCCTATTGTTCTGTGCCGATGCAGCTCGTATGAAGCTTCCGAGGTTCGAGAAGCCCTCGAACGATTTTGGAATCTGGCGGGCGGAATCGGACAATTTGTCCGGCCGTCCGACCGGGTCCTGATTAAACCCAATCTGATTGTGCCCTCAGAGTCGGACAAGGCGGCCCAAACCCATCCGGCTGTCATCGTTACGCTTGCTCAGATGATGAAAGAGGCGGGAGCAAAACCGATGGTCGGCGATTCACCCGCCTGGGGCGATGTCCGCGCGTGCCTGAAGGCCCTGCAAATCGATACCGTGCTCGATTCGATGCAGGTGCCGATGGTGCAGCTGGATAGGGCCGTGCGGGTCAAGATAGACGGGGTAAGCGTCGGGATAAGCCGCGCCGCCCTCGAGGCGGATGTCATCCTCAATGTCCCCAAATTCAAAATGCATCAGCAGCTGGGCGCAACCTTCGCCGTCAAAAATATGTTCGGCTGCGTCGTCGGCAAGGAGAAACCCCTCTGGCATTTTCTCCGCGGCGGCGATGCAGAAGCCTTCTGCCGTCTGCTGCTTGGGATTTACCGGTACTTGGCGCCGGCAGTCAATCTGGTGGATGCGGTTATTGCAATGGAGGGGCAGGGGCCTATCAGCGGAACCCCCCGGCATTTGGGGTATTTCATCGGCGGTACAGACCCGATTGCCTGCGAATATGCCTGCTGTCGGCTGGTTGGTCTGGAGCCGATGTCCCTGCCGATTCTTCGAACCGCCGCGGCGATAAATTTCGGCTGCCCATCTCCGGAAAGGATAACGGTGCTGGGAGACCCTCTGCCGGAGACGCCCTGTCCGGATTTTCGCTTTGCTCAGCAGACGCCGCTTCGCTTTACTCTGCCCAGAATCTGCAAAAGCATAGCCAAGCAGGCCCTGCTTCTCCTGAAAAACCGTCTGGGTTAAACAGGTTTTCTCCATTGGGGCCAAATGGTTTCATCTTCAGGATTTCAGCAGTTGAGGTTTGAAAAGAATGATGAAGATGGGTAAAATTACAACTCTTACTAAATTTTTGAGTTGACAGGAGCGGCGGTCGCAAATGGGAATTGCATCCTTTTTCAGGTGGAAGCGGAAGGAAACGGCGGAGGGGTTACGAATTCGTCTACGTTTTTTGGGGGCGGCGGGAAACGTGACCGGTTCCCGTCATCTGCTCGAGTTTGACGGCACGAAGGTTCTGATTGACTGCGGACTGTATCAGGAACGCCAGTATCAGAACCGCAACTGGGAGGATTTCGGATTTGAGCCGTCTTCGCTGTCAGCGGTGCTTTTGACGCATGCGCATCTGGACCACTGCGGGCTTCTGCCGAAACTGGTTAAGGAGGGCTTTCGAGGGCCGGTTTACTGCACGCAGGCAACGGCGGAACTGGCCCAAATTGTTCTGCTGGATGCCGGCAAGCTGCAGGAAGAAGATGCCGAGTTCAAGCGAAAACGGCACCGCAAGGCCGGCTATACACCGCCCCGCCCGGTTGAGCCGCTTTATACGATGGAAGAAGCGAAGGCCTGCTTTCAGCAGTTTCGTCCGCTGCCGTTTCATGAGCCGATTCGGCTGGGGCCGGGGCTGGAGGCGGATTTTCACGAGGCGGGACATATTCTGGGGGCCTCGATGATTCGGATAGCGGTCTGTCGACATGGTGAATGCCGGACGCTTGTCTATACGGGGGATTTGGGACGCATCGGCCGACCGATTCTGCGCGACCCGGAAACGTTTGACCGGGCGGATTATCTTCTGGTGGAGTCCACCTACGGCGACCGCGAGCATCAGACTCCGGAGGATACAAAACGGCAGCTGGAGGCGGCGGTCAATCGAACCTGGCAGGCCGGCGGCAATCTGGTTGTCCCCAGTTTTTCCATCG harbors:
- a CDS encoding DUF362 domain-containing protein, which produces MSADRDRAYQQHSAASGYPIVLCRCSSYEASEVREALERFWNLAGGIGQFVRPSDRVLIKPNLIVPSESDKAAQTHPAVIVTLAQMMKEAGAKPMVGDSPAWGDVRACLKALQIDTVLDSMQVPMVQLDRAVRVKIDGVSVGISRAALEADVILNVPKFKMHQQLGATFAVKNMFGCVVGKEKPLWHFLRGGDAEAFCRLLLGIYRYLAPAVNLVDAVIAMEGQGPISGTPRHLGYFIGGTDPIACEYACCRLVGLEPMSLPILRTAAAINFGCPSPERITVLGDPLPETPCPDFRFAQQTPLRFTLPRICKSIAKQALLLLKNRLG
- a CDS encoding MBL fold metallo-hydrolase, giving the protein MGIASFFRWKRKETAEGLRIRLRFLGAAGNVTGSRHLLEFDGTKVLIDCGLYQERQYQNRNWEDFGFEPSSLSAVLLTHAHLDHCGLLPKLVKEGFRGPVYCTQATAELAQIVLLDAGKLQEEDAEFKRKRHRKAGYTPPRPVEPLYTMEEAKACFQQFRPLPFHEPIRLGPGLEADFHEAGHILGASMIRIAVCRHGECRTLVYTGDLGRIGRPILRDPETFDRADYLLVESTYGDREHQTPEDTKRQLEAAVNRTWQAGGNLVVPSFSIGRSQEVLYYMNQLLLEDRIPHIMTFLDSPMAVRATRVFEKYSNLYDSEMSRLVLNHESPFSFRGLKLIESPRESKAINHIKGTVMIIAGSGMCTGGRIKHHLVNNISRPESTILFVGYQAQGTLGRKILDGEPEVRILGQMLPVKAAVVRVHGFSAHADRREILEWLKKLQKSPRKVFLIHGEKDSAENFKTYLTEKTGWDIHVPAFQEEAVID